The following are encoded in a window of Fluviibacter phosphoraccumulans genomic DNA:
- the hfq gene encoding RNA chaperone Hfq, which translates to MTNKGQLLQDPFLNALRREHVPVSIYLVNGIKLQGQIESFDQYVVLLRNTVTQMVYKHAISTVVPARAVNFSQDPPEA; encoded by the coding sequence ATGACAAATAAGGGCCAGTTGCTGCAGGATCCCTTCCTCAACGCGTTGCGTCGTGAACATGTGCCGGTTTCGATCTATCTGGTCAACGGCATCAAACTTCAGGGGCAGATCGAATCATTTGATCAATATGTAGTGCTCTTGCGTAATACCGTCACCCAGATGGTCTATAAGCATGCCATTTCGACGGTAGTGCCAGCACGCGCGGTCAACTTCAGTCAGGATCCGCCAGAGGCATGA
- a CDS encoding ATP phosphoribosyltransferase regulatory subunit, producing MKWLLPESVADALPDEAARLETLRRRLLDLYQAHGYELVQPPLIEYLDSLLTGAGREMDLRTFKLVDQGSGRTLGVRADMTAQVARIDAHLLNRAGVVRLCYCHSVLHAQPADMQASREPFQLGAEIYGYADLAADLEIVRLAAATLQAAGAPAARIDLGHMGIFRTLMTLAGINGEGEENFFKLLQRKDIPALEAETADWRPELRAAMLALPRLYGDRTVLAKAREVLPKVPAIHKALDDLDALISQASDLPLYLDLSDLRGYHYHSGIVFAGYCQGRSAAMVLGGRYDGVGAAFGRARPATGFSLDIRELCQLATLPLAPAAIFAAALPVDANTDARDARAQAIQRLREQGERVIDALPGEMQTPGVNDVLYSGSVCDRVLVLMQGKWIVQAS from the coding sequence ATGAAGTGGTTGTTGCCCGAATCCGTTGCCGATGCCTTGCCCGATGAGGCAGCGCGTCTTGAAACCCTGCGCCGTCGTTTGCTCGATCTGTATCAGGCCCATGGCTATGAACTTGTTCAGCCGCCGCTGATCGAATATCTTGATTCCCTGTTGACAGGGGCAGGGCGCGAGATGGATTTGCGCACCTTCAAATTGGTGGATCAAGGCTCGGGGCGTACACTGGGTGTGCGTGCCGACATGACGGCACAAGTGGCGCGTATTGATGCGCACCTGCTTAATCGCGCCGGTGTTGTGCGTCTTTGTTACTGTCACAGCGTATTGCATGCGCAACCGGCAGATATGCAGGCCAGCCGAGAGCCCTTCCAGTTGGGCGCAGAGATTTATGGCTATGCCGATCTTGCTGCCGATCTCGAAATCGTGCGCCTGGCGGCTGCCACGCTCCAAGCGGCAGGTGCGCCAGCGGCCCGTATTGATCTGGGTCATATGGGGATTTTCCGGACGTTGATGACCCTGGCGGGCATTAATGGCGAAGGCGAAGAGAATTTCTTTAAGCTGCTCCAGCGTAAAGATATCCCGGCGCTGGAGGCAGAAACGGCAGACTGGCGACCTGAACTACGTGCCGCCATGCTGGCCTTGCCGCGCCTTTATGGCGATCGTACGGTTCTCGCCAAGGCCCGCGAAGTCTTGCCCAAGGTGCCCGCTATTCACAAAGCGCTGGACGATCTGGATGCACTGATTTCCCAGGCCTCAGACCTGCCGCTCTATCTCGATCTCTCAGACCTGCGTGGCTACCATTACCATAGCGGTATCGTCTTTGCGGGTTATTGTCAGGGGCGGAGTGCGGCCATGGTGCTTGGCGGGCGTTATGATGGCGTGGGCGCCGCTTTTGGTCGAGCGCGGCCGGCAACTGGTTTTTCGCTGGATATTCGCGAATTATGTCAGCTGGCGACCTTGCCGTTAGCGCCAGCCGCGATTTTTGCGGCAGCCTTGCCCGTCGATGCAAATACCGATGCGCGTGATGCACGCGCCCAAGCGATTCAACGATTGCGCGAGCAGGGTGAGCGCGTGATCGATGCGCTACCCGGAGAGATGCAAACTCCGGGGGTCAATGACGTGCTTTACAGCGGCAGTGTCTGTGATCGCGTTTTGGTACTGATGCAGGGTAAGTGGATTGTTCAGGCCTCTTGA
- the hflK gene encoding protease modulator HflK yields the protein MSINDPQWGNSHRPEEKDPEQVPEQAGTAPVQPDAGRRGAELQQKSPVEPPAGGPQKPAGPPEGPPDLEVLWQQLVHRIRTKIALLLRRDPPAPLSEPVANRVTDAAPNDAPLGWQALSLQSWLIGVSLLIGAWLMSGFYLVDANQRAVLSRFGVITSTEDTGWHWRWPYPLESVRLVNVTGDRTLEIGAPSAKRQATGMMLTADQNLVGVAYAVVYQVNDPVAYLSRVEAPSDLLAALSETALREAVASQPLSLLQGTLAKPGVETTHAPFLEGVRQQMQLSLDALKTGVQVKAIQIQALRLPGPVLQAVKQAEQAEQAQIRTLRETQAAAGESLIKARKLANRLQEESTGYAQELDVATMRLNAANPKPDLAEAQNQLGALNAALRQQYPRLFDTYADLVAQTQPVSAVAKPKPATSNGAVAVPTASSWRDPDLMRSRDRVDRPGSGS from the coding sequence ATGTCGATCAATGATCCCCAATGGGGAAATAGCCACCGACCGGAAGAAAAAGATCCGGAGCAGGTACCAGAACAAGCTGGTACGGCGCCGGTGCAACCCGACGCAGGGCGCAGGGGGGCTGAACTCCAGCAAAAATCACCGGTAGAGCCACCCGCAGGCGGTCCGCAAAAACCTGCGGGTCCCCCCGAAGGACCGCCGGATTTAGAAGTGCTCTGGCAACAATTAGTCCATCGTATTCGCACTAAAATTGCGCTGTTGCTGCGGCGAGACCCGCCTGCGCCGCTGTCGGAGCCTGTCGCTAATCGCGTTACCGATGCCGCGCCTAACGATGCGCCTTTAGGCTGGCAGGCTTTGTCTTTGCAAAGTTGGCTGATCGGTGTGTCCCTACTGATTGGCGCATGGCTGATGAGTGGTTTTTATCTGGTCGATGCCAATCAGCGCGCCGTGCTCAGTCGCTTTGGCGTTATCACCAGCACCGAAGACACTGGCTGGCACTGGCGTTGGCCTTATCCGCTGGAGAGTGTGCGCCTCGTGAATGTGACGGGAGATCGTACACTGGAGATCGGGGCACCCAGCGCAAAACGACAAGCGACGGGCATGATGCTTACCGCAGACCAGAATCTGGTCGGGGTGGCTTATGCCGTGGTCTATCAGGTGAACGATCCGGTGGCTTACCTGAGTCGCGTCGAAGCGCCGTCAGATTTGCTGGCGGCCCTGTCTGAAACCGCGTTGCGTGAAGCCGTCGCGTCGCAGCCGCTGTCGCTGCTACAGGGCACATTAGCCAAGCCCGGCGTCGAGACAACCCATGCACCGTTTCTGGAGGGGGTCCGTCAGCAAATGCAATTGTCGTTGGACGCTTTAAAAACGGGGGTTCAGGTTAAAGCCATCCAGATTCAGGCGTTGCGTTTGCCCGGACCTGTGTTGCAGGCAGTGAAACAGGCTGAACAGGCAGAGCAGGCGCAGATTCGTACATTACGTGAGACACAGGCGGCGGCGGGTGAAAGTCTGATTAAAGCCCGCAAGCTGGCCAATCGGTTACAGGAAGAAAGTACCGGCTACGCACAAGAGTTGGATGTTGCCACCATGCGGTTGAATGCGGCCAACCCCAAGCCGGACCTGGCTGAAGCGCAAAATCAGCTGGGCGCATTGAATGCTGCTTTGCGCCAGCAGTATCCGCGCTTATTTGATACCTACGCAGATTTAGTGGCGCAAACGCAGCCTGTCAGCGCGGTCGCAAAACCCAAACCCGCCACAAGCAATGGCGCAGTTGCGGTGCCCACCGCGTCAAGCTGGCGTGATCCGGATCTGATGCGTTCCCGCGATAGAGTCGATCGGCCGGGGAGCGGTTCATGA
- a CDS encoding YfgM family protein, with translation MAVYDLEEQEQIAALRSWWKQYGGWATGVLLMVALACLGWYGWQSYLKTQNAEASRVFLVLQQASAQQDTGRVKQAAGELVNQYPRSQFAALGALLAATTLEAAGDAKSAEAQLSWVADNGKDAVRGVARLRLAGVQMDEKDYDAALKTLSESAPPGFAARFDAARGDVYVAQGKLPEARASYDAALKNLDGNAKDVTANSEFAGSEPGQLLRRLVVEKRDALTTVAAGK, from the coding sequence ATGGCTGTTTACGATCTTGAAGAGCAGGAACAGATAGCGGCGTTGCGCAGCTGGTGGAAGCAATACGGTGGCTGGGCAACGGGCGTGTTGCTGATGGTCGCGTTGGCCTGCCTGGGTTGGTATGGCTGGCAAAGTTATCTGAAAACGCAGAATGCCGAGGCGAGCCGTGTATTCCTGGTGTTGCAGCAAGCCAGCGCCCAACAAGATACGGGCCGCGTGAAGCAAGCCGCCGGGGAGTTGGTCAACCAGTATCCGCGTAGCCAGTTCGCTGCACTGGGCGCATTGCTGGCCGCCACGACACTGGAAGCGGCGGGTGATGCAAAAAGTGCTGAAGCGCAACTTAGCTGGGTGGCCGATAACGGCAAAGATGCTGTGCGCGGCGTTGCCCGTTTGCGCTTGGCGGGCGTGCAGATGGACGAGAAAGACTACGACGCCGCGCTCAAGACGCTATCGGAATCGGCCCCACCAGGATTTGCTGCGCGCTTTGATGCCGCGCGGGGGGATGTCTATGTGGCTCAGGGTAAATTACCAGAAGCGCGTGCCAGCTATGACGCGGCGCTCAAAAACCTGGATGGCAACGCTAAAGACGTGACAGCCAATTCGGAGTTTGCCGGTAGCGAACCCGGTCAGTTACTCCGCCGCCTCGTCGTTGAAAAGCGCGATGCGCTAACGACGGTTGCGGCAGGGAAGTAA
- the der gene encoding ribosome biogenesis GTPase Der, whose amino-acid sequence MKPTIALVGRANVGKSTLFNRLTRSRDAIVADMPGLTRDRHYGHGKMGHKGFLAIDTGGFEPKSREGITQEMARQTVQAIHEADRIIFVVDGREGITPLDKDIAQLLRRIDRPVLVAVNKVEGMDRGVVSAEFHELGLGEPHAISAAHGEGVRSLIDEALAAFPEDPEDDENAERIPRVAIAGRPNVGKSTLINALLGEERVIAFDQPGTTRDAIEIEFERGDKKYQLIDTAGVRRKGRVFEAIEKFSVIKTLQAIEAANVVILVLDAQQDVADQDAHLAGFIKESGRALVVAINKWDGMDAYDREQCKIAIERRFKFLDFASFHYISAKEGKGLDAVMRSVDRAYAAAMAKLPTPQLTRVLIDAVERQTPPRHGIFRPKPRYAHQGGMNPPLIVIHGNALNHIPDSYKRFLEHCFRDHFNLQGTPLRVQFNVSHNPYADD is encoded by the coding sequence ATGAAACCTACAATCGCCCTGGTTGGCCGTGCCAACGTTGGCAAATCGACACTCTTTAATCGGCTGACCCGCTCGCGGGACGCTATTGTTGCCGACATGCCCGGCCTGACGCGTGATCGTCATTATGGTCACGGCAAGATGGGGCACAAGGGCTTTTTAGCCATCGATACGGGTGGTTTTGAACCGAAGTCACGCGAAGGTATCACGCAGGAAATGGCGCGCCAGACGGTGCAGGCCATTCACGAAGCTGATCGCATTATTTTTGTCGTTGATGGCCGCGAAGGTATTACGCCATTAGACAAGGATATTGCGCAGCTGCTGCGCCGTATCGACCGCCCCGTTTTGGTGGCTGTGAATAAAGTCGAGGGCATGGATCGGGGCGTCGTTTCTGCAGAGTTCCATGAACTGGGCCTGGGAGAACCGCATGCGATTTCAGCCGCCCATGGCGAAGGCGTGCGTAGTCTGATTGATGAAGCGCTCGCAGCGTTTCCTGAGGATCCCGAAGACGACGAAAACGCGGAACGAATCCCGCGGGTCGCCATTGCCGGACGGCCGAATGTGGGCAAATCCACGCTGATCAATGCGCTGCTCGGAGAAGAGCGGGTCATTGCGTTTGACCAACCGGGGACCACGCGTGACGCCATTGAAATTGAATTTGAGCGCGGCGATAAAAAATATCAGCTGATTGATACGGCCGGGGTCCGCCGCAAAGGCCGCGTTTTTGAAGCGATCGAAAAGTTTTCGGTCATCAAGACCTTGCAGGCCATTGAAGCCGCTAACGTCGTCATCCTGGTGCTCGATGCGCAACAGGATGTCGCCGACCAAGATGCCCACCTGGCAGGCTTTATCAAAGAATCCGGACGGGCGCTGGTTGTGGCGATCAACAAGTGGGATGGGATGGATGCGTACGATCGAGAGCAGTGCAAGATCGCCATTGAACGCCGCTTTAAGTTCCTCGACTTTGCCAGCTTCCATTACATCTCTGCCAAAGAAGGTAAAGGGCTGGATGCCGTGATGCGTTCAGTCGATAGGGCCTATGCGGCCGCCATGGCCAAGCTGCCAACCCCGCAACTGACGCGGGTGCTGATCGATGCGGTTGAGCGTCAGACACCACCCCGGCATGGTATTTTCCGGCCGAAGCCCCGTTATGCGCACCAGGGGGGTATGAACCCACCGTTGATCGTTATTCACGGCAACGCCTTGAACCACATCCCGGACAGCTACAAACGCTTCCTCGAACACTGTTTCCGAGACCATTTCAACTTGCAAGGCACGCCATTGCGCGTGCAGTTCAATGTATCGCATAACCCTTACGCTGACGATTGA
- a CDS encoding SPFH domain-containing protein, producing MTATETVKMDRRLSLGRLGAVAVVLALLLAIFSLVVVESGQVGVVIRTGSDATPRVLMEPGIYTRFPFAERVWLVDTRLQTTEQGSPLSYTTLDQQTVQLSGWAAWRVSDAVRFNASTASGKNPVDERVLAALGKTLTSIVQVKTVSSLQSSLSADEQARWLEALNGELALLGITAEQVGIRQVALSEAANEAIYNRMAASRQQAEQRLVQGLSADEQQLVALQTKQRDQVLGDAYQQSQRQRQAAESKLVAAYAKQYGQAAAFQAQLKAPVPATAAVVAPVSSAAPPVGADPARSE from the coding sequence ATGACCGCCACTGAGACCGTCAAAATGGATCGCCGCTTGTCCTTGGGGCGGCTGGGGGCTGTCGCCGTTGTTCTGGCGCTGCTGCTGGCGATTTTTTCTCTGGTCGTAGTGGAGTCTGGCCAGGTCGGCGTGGTGATCCGTACCGGCTCGGATGCAACGCCGCGTGTGCTGATGGAACCCGGCATTTATACCCGGTTCCCTTTTGCCGAACGAGTCTGGTTGGTGGATACCCGTCTCCAAACAACGGAGCAGGGTAGTCCTCTGTCTTACACCACGTTGGACCAACAGACGGTGCAGCTTTCTGGCTGGGCGGCTTGGCGCGTCAGTGACGCCGTTCGGTTCAATGCCAGCACCGCCTCCGGAAAAAACCCGGTCGATGAACGTGTGCTGGCGGCGCTGGGTAAAACGCTGACCAGCATCGTTCAGGTGAAAACAGTGTCGAGTCTGCAAAGCAGCCTGTCTGCCGATGAGCAGGCACGTTGGTTAGAAGCGCTCAATGGCGAGTTAGCGCTCTTGGGGATCACCGCAGAGCAGGTCGGTATTCGGCAAGTCGCCTTGTCGGAGGCTGCCAACGAGGCCATTTACAACCGCATGGCGGCCAGCCGTCAGCAAGCGGAGCAGCGACTGGTTCAAGGGTTGTCTGCGGACGAACAGCAACTGGTTGCGTTGCAAACCAAGCAGCGCGATCAGGTGCTGGGTGATGCGTATCAGCAAAGCCAGCGGCAACGCCAGGCGGCGGAATCAAAGCTGGTGGCTGCATACGCCAAACAATATGGGCAGGCCGCTGCATTTCAGGCGCAGTTGAAGGCGCCGGTGCCTGCGACGGCCGCAGTTGTTGCACCGGTTTCGTCGGCCGCTCCCCCCGTCGGCGCAGACCCTGCCCGATCCGAATAA
- the bamB gene encoding outer membrane protein assembly factor BamB, whose translation MPSVVLGGLLALTLAGCGLFGSSKPKPTPLTPIVERVGVRQDWQTSIGKAGNFTFLPASGGPVVLAAALDGTVVRLDNGKEVWRTSAGQKLSAGTASDGRLVVVGTYKGEVLTFDFETGKPVWNTNVKGELVAPPAITEGLVIVRTSDNRVIALDAADGKQRWNYQRSNPPLAVRSVAPPLPFGPFVLVGMPGGKIYALSLQNGAPAWEGTVSVPRGATELDRVSDVVTVPAVQGPLMCAVAFQGRAACFDMQGGSQIWSKEVSSVAGITMDDRRVFIPDEQGVVHAFDRSTGASVWRQDKLKYRNVSAPVALPMGLVVGDGEGFLHVLDRDTGEFISRMNVGGGGVMSILPALGPNTVLLQTRGGSLMAVTLQ comes from the coding sequence ATGCCATCTGTAGTTTTGGGCGGCTTATTAGCGCTGACTTTGGCGGGTTGTGGTTTGTTTGGGAGCTCCAAACCCAAGCCTACCCCGCTGACGCCCATTGTTGAGCGCGTGGGTGTGCGCCAGGATTGGCAAACGAGCATCGGTAAAGCGGGCAATTTTACTTTTTTGCCGGCCAGTGGTGGTCCGGTGGTTCTTGCGGCGGCGCTCGATGGTACCGTTGTTCGCCTGGATAATGGCAAAGAAGTCTGGCGGACCAGTGCTGGACAGAAACTCTCCGCAGGTACGGCCAGTGATGGACGCTTGGTGGTGGTGGGCACTTACAAAGGGGAAGTGCTGACCTTTGATTTTGAAACAGGCAAACCGGTTTGGAATACCAATGTGAAGGGTGAGCTTGTTGCGCCGCCAGCCATCACGGAAGGCCTCGTTATCGTTCGTACGAGTGATAACCGCGTGATTGCGCTGGATGCGGCAGATGGCAAACAGCGCTGGAACTATCAGCGCAGCAACCCGCCGCTGGCCGTGCGCTCGGTGGCACCACCATTGCCCTTCGGCCCATTTGTATTGGTGGGCATGCCGGGCGGCAAGATTTATGCGCTCTCGCTGCAGAATGGCGCACCGGCCTGGGAGGGCACGGTGTCAGTACCACGTGGTGCGACCGAGCTGGATCGTGTCTCTGATGTGGTAACGGTACCTGCTGTTCAGGGTCCGCTGATGTGTGCTGTGGCCTTCCAGGGCCGTGCGGCCTGTTTCGACATGCAGGGCGGCAGTCAGATCTGGTCGAAAGAAGTCTCGTCAGTTGCGGGCATCACGATGGATGACCGTCGTGTCTTTATTCCCGATGAGCAGGGCGTGGTGCACGCTTTTGATCGGAGCACGGGCGCGTCGGTCTGGCGCCAGGACAAGCTCAAGTATCGCAATGTTTCAGCACCCGTGGCACTGCCCATGGGGCTGGTGGTCGGTGATGGCGAGGGATTTCTACATGTCCTCGACCGTGATACCGGAGAATTTATCAGCCGAATGAATGTGGGCGGCGGTGGCGTTATGTCCATCCTGCCAGCGCTCGGCCCTAACACTGTCCTCCTCCAGACCCGAGGCGGATCACTGATGGCGGTAACGTTGCAATGA
- the hflX gene encoding GTPase HflX, translating to MTDNDPALAGLSDPRLARKSAQRLSAEQARERVLIVQVDFGNLDLDEAIEEVRMLAESAGADVADVMTCRRDRPDVALFVGSGKAEEIGQHAKALDAGLVIFNHSLSPVQQRNLEQVVHGRVIDRTSLILDIFALRAQSAEGKLQVELAQLEHLASRLIRGWTHLERQRGGIGMRGPGETQLETDRRLIGTRVKMLKERLARLAKQRRTQGRARSRQGVLTISLVGYTNAGKSTLFNALTHSGAYAADQLFATLDTTVRRVWLPEAGNVVIADTVGFIRDLPHTLVEAFKATLETTTQADLLLHVIDAANPARDLQIVEVNKVLAEIGASHVPQIRVYNKCDLTAAEPGVERDPYGKITRVRLSAQTGAGLPWLRAAIAEFARPDSENPESSSHSLELAPPPLLSPDVDQ from the coding sequence ATGACAGATAACGACCCGGCACTGGCCGGGTTGTCAGATCCCCGGTTAGCCAGAAAATCTGCGCAGCGCCTTTCCGCGGAACAGGCTCGGGAACGTGTGCTGATCGTGCAGGTGGATTTCGGCAATCTTGATCTTGACGAAGCCATAGAAGAAGTGCGCATGCTCGCTGAGTCAGCGGGTGCAGACGTGGCGGATGTCATGACGTGTCGGCGTGATCGCCCGGACGTGGCGCTCTTTGTCGGTTCGGGTAAAGCCGAAGAGATTGGGCAACATGCCAAAGCATTGGATGCTGGGTTAGTGATTTTTAATCACAGCCTTTCGCCTGTGCAGCAGCGGAACCTGGAACAAGTGGTGCATGGTCGTGTGATCGACCGGACCAGCCTGATTCTGGATATTTTTGCCCTGCGCGCCCAAAGTGCCGAAGGCAAGCTGCAGGTGGAGTTGGCGCAGCTTGAGCACCTCGCTTCGCGCCTCATTCGTGGTTGGACCCACCTGGAGCGCCAGCGAGGCGGGATCGGCATGCGTGGCCCCGGCGAAACCCAGCTTGAAACCGACCGCCGTTTAATCGGTACGCGCGTCAAAATGCTCAAGGAACGGCTGGCCCGTCTGGCCAAGCAACGGCGAACGCAGGGTCGGGCGCGCAGTCGGCAAGGCGTCTTAACGATCTCGCTGGTGGGTTATACCAATGCCGGTAAATCAACACTCTTTAATGCGCTGACGCATTCAGGGGCTTATGCGGCCGATCAGTTGTTTGCCACGCTGGATACAACCGTGCGGCGTGTCTGGTTGCCCGAGGCGGGCAATGTGGTGATAGCCGATACGGTGGGCTTCATCCGCGACCTGCCGCATACCTTGGTAGAAGCCTTTAAAGCCACGCTGGAGACAACCACCCAGGCGGACTTGCTGCTGCATGTTATTGACGCGGCAAACCCGGCACGGGATCTGCAGATTGTCGAAGTGAACAAGGTGTTGGCTGAGATTGGCGCCAGTCATGTGCCCCAGATTCGCGTCTATAACAAGTGCGATCTGACCGCTGCAGAGCCCGGAGTGGAGCGGGATCCCTATGGTAAAATCACCCGCGTACGGCTTAGCGCCCAAACCGGCGCGGGGCTTCCCTGGTTAAGGGCGGCAATTGCCGAATTTGCCCGCCCGGACTCTGAAAATCCTGAGTCATCCAGTCATTCCTTGGAGTTAGCGCCACCGCCGCTGCTGTCGCCTGATGTCGATCAATGA
- the hisS gene encoding histidine--tRNA ligase, whose translation MSHRLQAVRGMNDILPDEAESWEWLEEALRAWLKSYGYRPIRMPIVEPTPLFKRAIGEVTDIVEKEMYSFVDSLNGEPLTLRPEGTAGCVRAVIQHNVAAERPQRLYYSGQMFRHERPQKGRYRQFHQVGVEAFGFTGPDVDAEQILMGARLWQELGLDNIRLEMNSLGQPEERASHRAALIGYLEAHQDQLDEDALRRLHSNPLRILDTKNPAMHDLVNNAPRLMDYLGAESLAHFERVQSLVRHAGVSFTVNPRLVRGLDYYNLTVFEWVTDALGAQGTVCAGGRYDGLVEQLGGKPTPACGFALGVERLLALLEDSGNLPQAESPDVYIIHQGDTASDLALRVAESLRDTGLDVVYHCGGGSFKSQMKRADSSGAPLAVIIGDDEVASGQVTVKTMRQKDWVEGDAANNQVRVALDDLAEHIMSQWTENDLGLGL comes from the coding sequence ATGAGTCACCGTTTGCAAGCCGTTCGCGGCATGAACGACATCCTGCCTGATGAGGCGGAATCCTGGGAATGGCTGGAAGAGGCCCTGCGGGCCTGGCTGAAGAGTTACGGCTACCGCCCGATTCGCATGCCCATCGTGGAGCCCACACCGTTATTCAAGCGGGCGATTGGTGAAGTCACTGATATCGTCGAAAAGGAAATGTACTCCTTTGTGGATAGCCTGAATGGCGAACCGCTGACCTTGCGCCCCGAAGGCACGGCGGGTTGTGTGCGAGCAGTCATTCAGCACAATGTCGCTGCCGAGCGTCCGCAACGCCTTTATTACTCGGGGCAGATGTTCCGTCACGAGCGTCCGCAGAAGGGGCGCTATCGTCAGTTTCATCAGGTCGGTGTCGAAGCCTTTGGCTTTACCGGACCAGATGTGGATGCCGAGCAGATTCTGATGGGGGCGCGCCTTTGGCAGGAACTGGGCCTGGATAATATCCGCCTGGAAATGAATAGTCTGGGGCAGCCGGAAGAGCGTGCGTCGCATCGTGCGGCGTTGATTGGCTATTTAGAAGCGCACCAGGATCAACTGGATGAAGACGCGCTGCGTCGATTGCATAGTAATCCGCTGCGGATTCTCGATACCAAAAACCCGGCCATGCATGACTTGGTGAACAATGCGCCACGGCTCATGGACTACCTGGGGGCTGAGTCGCTCGCGCACTTCGAGCGTGTGCAGTCATTGGTGCGTCATGCGGGTGTGTCGTTCACGGTAAATCCGCGGCTGGTACGCGGGTTGGACTACTACAATCTGACGGTGTTTGAGTGGGTCACTGATGCCCTGGGTGCCCAAGGTACCGTCTGTGCCGGTGGCCGTTACGATGGCCTCGTTGAGCAATTAGGTGGTAAGCCGACGCCAGCCTGTGGTTTTGCCTTGGGTGTTGAGCGTTTATTGGCGTTGCTTGAAGATTCGGGCAACCTGCCGCAAGCTGAATCACCCGACGTCTACATTATTCACCAGGGGGATACGGCCTCCGATCTGGCGCTCCGCGTTGCGGAAAGCCTGCGTGACACAGGTTTGGATGTTGTGTACCACTGCGGTGGCGGCAGCTTCAAGTCGCAAATGAAGCGCGCCGACAGCTCGGGTGCCCCATTGGCCGTGATTATAGGAGACGACGAAGTCGCCAGCGGTCAGGTGACGGTTAAAACAATGCGACAGAAGGATTGGGTTGAAGGCGATGCAGCAAATAATCAGGTACGTGTCGCCCTGGATGATCTTGCGGAGCACATCATGTCACAATGGACCGAAAACGATCTCGGTCTGGGCCTCTGA
- a CDS encoding DUF2065 domain-containing protein, producing MNDTIWLAIALMLVFEGMLPFISPRMWRETFERMLQLRDGQIRFLGLTAMLAGVLILTVLRQTS from the coding sequence ATGAACGACACGATCTGGCTGGCGATTGCCCTGATGCTTGTATTTGAGGGTATGCTCCCATTCATTTCGCCGCGCATGTGGCGAGAGACTTTTGAACGCATGCTTCAGTTGCGTGATGGTCAGATCCGCTTTCTCGGGCTGACCGCCATGCTGGCCGGCGTGCTTATTCTTACTGTATTGCGTCAAACATCATGA